Proteins from a single region of Verrucomicrobiia bacterium:
- a CDS encoding metal ABC transporter permease, with translation MSELIPPLEWHRVFVQPWTEDLALSGWVMLMGFLVTGTCGLVGQYLILRRMALMGDAIGHGILPGLAGAYLLGSMVMGEGVDVRNSAVPYFGAVVAAVLTTVLIEWLIRGSRIKQDAAMGTVFTALFALGVVVITVFADQVDLDADCVLYGEIGFVPFQAFLTWAGRELAPVPVVRMGVVGGATVVLIVTFYKELLVSSFDAGLATSLGIRAGTVHFLLMGWLAVVVVSAFESVGAILVVAMLVFPGATASMISDRLPRILGWIGVQAAVSSVAGMHLAVWLDCSTAGAMVVASGCLFGLVWGWRGWSRWAARRRVPDLADAPEGAGAGRSGWASGKARHS, from the coding sequence ATGAGTGAGCTGATTCCGCCGCTGGAATGGCACCGGGTGTTTGTGCAGCCGTGGACGGAGGATCTTGCCTTGAGTGGATGGGTGATGCTGATGGGATTCCTGGTGACGGGCACCTGCGGGCTGGTGGGGCAGTATTTGATATTGCGGAGGATGGCGTTGATGGGGGACGCGATCGGGCATGGTATTCTGCCGGGGCTGGCCGGGGCCTATCTGCTGGGGAGCATGGTGATGGGGGAGGGGGTGGACGTTCGGAACTCGGCGGTTCCTTATTTTGGGGCGGTGGTGGCGGCGGTGCTGACGACGGTCTTGATCGAGTGGCTGATCCGGGGTTCGCGGATCAAGCAGGATGCGGCGATGGGGACGGTGTTCACGGCACTGTTCGCGCTGGGGGTGGTGGTGATCACAGTGTTCGCGGACCAGGTGGATCTGGACGCGGACTGTGTCTTGTACGGTGAGATCGGGTTTGTACCGTTTCAGGCTTTTCTGACATGGGCCGGGCGGGAGCTGGCGCCGGTACCCGTGGTGCGGATGGGGGTGGTGGGGGGGGCGACCGTGGTGCTGATCGTGACGTTCTACAAGGAGCTGCTGGTGAGTTCATTTGATGCGGGACTGGCGACATCGCTGGGGATCCGGGCGGGGACGGTGCATTTTCTGTTGATGGGATGGCTGGCGGTGGTGGTGGTCAGCGCGTTCGAGTCGGTGGGGGCGATCCTGGTGGTGGCGATGCTGGTGTTTCCCGGGGCCACGGCGTCGATGATATCGGACCGGTTGCCGCGAATCCTGGGATGGATTGGGGTTCAGGCTGCGGTGAGTTCGGTGGCGGGGATGCATCTGGCGGTGTGGTTGGATTGCTCGACGGCTGGGGCGATGGTGGTGGCGAGCGGGTGTTTGTTTGGATTGGTATGGGGATGGAGGGGGTGGTCGCGGTGGGCGGCGAGGCGGCGGGTTCCGGATCTGGCGGACGCACCCGAGGGGGCGGGGGCGGGGAGATCCGGCTGGGCGTCCGGGAAAGCGAGGCATTCGTGA
- a CDS encoding metal ABC transporter permease — translation MGLALTLAAGVACDAATVGGMGGEGGELAGRWEQAVRFVSLRDPAVRYAVAGSVLLGISCGLLGAFLVVRKLALVGDTLSHAVLPGVAAGFLWNQTKDPWAIFVGAVGAGMLGTMTVGWIRRTTRLKEDAALGMVLAGFYAVGICLMTMIQRLPTGNKSGIDTFLFGQAAAIGTEDLWLMGAVTVATGGLIALFYKELLVTSFDAAFARSAGFPAPWAHHGLMLLVSFAVVSALQAVGVVLVAAMLVTPAATAYLLTDRFHRMLGWSALLGMGAGVGGCFVSFIGGDLPTGPTIVLMASAGFGGAFLFASRHGVVPRALRHRAATRRATRENALKAAYHVLEGRGFRGETVTLRELAEKRRETLEDAMARVRSLARHGLATVEGGGERFRLTEAGMQRAAEVVRNHRLWELYLTHAAQIAPDHVHEDAEEIEHVLGEDVVRQLERRLDYAATDPHGRRIPSPEEPGLPMRGVRRSKEGHE, via the coding sequence ATGGGCCTGGCATTGACCCTGGCGGCCGGCGTTGCGTGCGACGCGGCGACGGTTGGGGGAATGGGAGGGGAGGGAGGAGAGCTGGCGGGACGGTGGGAGCAGGCGGTACGATTTGTGAGTTTGCGGGATCCGGCGGTGCGGTACGCGGTGGCGGGGTCGGTGCTGCTGGGGATTTCGTGCGGGTTGCTGGGGGCGTTCCTGGTGGTGCGCAAGCTGGCGCTGGTGGGGGACACGTTGTCGCACGCGGTTCTGCCGGGGGTGGCGGCGGGGTTCCTGTGGAATCAGACCAAGGATCCGTGGGCGATTTTCGTGGGGGCGGTGGGGGCGGGCATGCTGGGGACGATGACGGTCGGGTGGATCCGGCGGACGACGCGATTGAAGGAGGATGCGGCGCTGGGGATGGTGCTGGCGGGGTTCTACGCGGTGGGGATTTGTCTGATGACGATGATCCAGAGGCTGCCGACGGGGAACAAGAGCGGGATCGACACGTTTCTGTTTGGGCAGGCGGCGGCGATCGGGACGGAGGATTTGTGGTTGATGGGGGCGGTGACGGTGGCGACCGGAGGGTTGATCGCGCTGTTTTACAAGGAGCTTCTGGTGACGAGCTTCGATGCGGCGTTTGCGCGGTCGGCGGGATTTCCGGCGCCATGGGCGCATCACGGGCTGATGCTGCTGGTGTCGTTTGCGGTGGTCAGCGCGTTGCAGGCGGTGGGCGTGGTGCTGGTGGCGGCGATGCTGGTGACGCCGGCGGCGACGGCGTATCTGTTGACGGACCGGTTTCACCGGATGCTGGGGTGGTCGGCCCTGCTGGGGATGGGGGCGGGGGTGGGAGGGTGTTTTGTTTCATTTATTGGGGGGGATTTACCGACGGGGCCGACGATTGTGTTGATGGCGAGCGCGGGGTTTGGGGGGGCGTTCCTGTTTGCATCGCGGCACGGGGTGGTGCCACGGGCGTTGCGGCACCGGGCGGCGACGCGGCGCGCCACGCGGGAGAACGCATTGAAGGCGGCCTATCATGTGCTGGAGGGCCGGGGATTTCGCGGGGAGACGGTGACGCTTCGGGAGCTGGCGGAAAAGCGGCGGGAAACGCTGGAGGATGCGATGGCGCGGGTGCGGAGCCTGGCACGGCACGGATTGGCGACGGTGGAAGGGGGTGGGGAGCGGTTCCGGTTGACGGAGGCGGGGATGCAGCGTGCGGCGGAGGTGGTACGGAATCACAGGCTCTGGGAGCTGTATCTGACCCATGCGGCGCAGATTGCGCCGGACCATGTGCACGAGGATGCGGAAGAGATCGAGCATGTGCTGGGGGAGGACGTGGTGCGGCAATTGGAGCGGCGGCTGGACTATGCGGCCACCGATCCGCACGGGCGGCGGATTCCGAGTCCGGAGGAACCCGGATTGCCGATGCGTGGCGTGCGACGGTCGAAGGAGGGTCATGAGTGA